The Caenorhabditis elegans chromosome II genome has a segment encoding these proteins:
- the Y57A10C.9 gene encoding G_PROTEIN_RECEP_F1_2 domain-containing protein (Confirmed by transcript evidence), which produces MTRPLSQMAYVYLVTELCCLTAASLSFIFNAYIIYCFWRKKIPSPENLRLALYLAIGDLGYAVAALVHVGYLAIYWSNVSLDYNPYYIIFTNSFLPAKYKKFLLYVSYSNTIAGFLIVIMSMFVFAGIRKISARKIGATTSSSKSSSVFRQANRITVGILFCSLFFVTIPSLLVTGYEEVTGVSLFAELGPFYICAILVNGFADGLVFVIINRKQIGSTNRTLSSTGARNTIAPMLRSSLGGHRGSMVLPPIRASISQRYEQF; this is translated from the exons ATGACGAGACCTTTGAG TCAAATGGCCTATGTCTATCTCGTCACGGAGTTGTGCTGCTTGACTGCTGCCTCATTAAGCTTCATATTCAATGCATACATTATTTATTGCTTTTGGAG aaaaaaaatcccatcCCCCGAAAACCTCCGCCTAGCCCTGTACCTAGCCATCGGAGACCTCGGCTACGCAGTTGCCGCCCTAGTCCATGTCGGCTACCTGGCAATCTACTGGTCAAATGTCTCATTGGACTACAATCCATATTATATAATATTTACAAACTCATTTTTACCCGCCAAATATAAGAAATTTCTATTATACGTTAGTTATTCTAATACG aTCGCTGGTTTTCTAATTGTTATCATGAGTATGTTCGTTTTCgcgggaattcgaaaaatctcCGCAAGGAAAATTGGCGCTacg ACATCAAGTTCAAAATCCTCCAGTGTGTTCCGGCAGGCTAACCGGATTACTGTAGGCATTCTATTTTGctctttgttttttgtgacAATCCCGTCGTTATTGGTGACGGGTTACGAGGAAGTGACCGGAGTGTCGTTGTTCGCCGAGCTCGGCCCGTTTTATATTTGTGCGATTTTGGTGAATG GATTTGCCGACGGCCTAGTCTTCGTGATCATCAACCGAAAACAAATCGGATCCACGAATCGAACGCTCTCCTCAACG GGTGCCCGAAACACGATTGCTCCGATGCTACGTTCCAGCCTTGGCGGACACCGGGGCTCGATGGTGCTTCCACCGATACGAGCATCTATTTCACAGCGATATGAgcaattttaa
- the sre-26 gene encoding Serpentine receptor class epsilon-26 (Predicted), which translates to MFIKLSSTNSTSIFWLPIFFYNEPYWAQCAISSAELPFYMLSAYVVFVSCRIMLKIQLFHDNLMYIGVPMFGSWFLLIAGKLITILYRVRILNVESVKIHENWVFWTDEPEKMLNVQSLDGLVPLLVAGFLEIHFGFSVIFVGLAIVTERVIASMLIDNYEQSTSLLIPISFIIIYQFLAISISLGILFNILGLYVLNASWILCILIGTIMYYYIRKINTKWLQEMQNPNRKRVFTVSQQFQVRENLGAIAIGKRLVFVVLATIVVMGFGIVALVLEITVLFFMHFGENTLFCYPLYIFLVVMNGHPAWKQEFRKYFPKIKIFKKVRPGLVSVEIVEDQKKKLSLETDTYFRQLKSAWT; encoded by the exons ATGTTCATAAAACTTTCTTCTACAAATTCAACCTCGATATTCTGGCTCCCAATATTCTTCTACAATGAGCCATATTGGGCTCAATGTGCAATTTCTTCGGCCGAGCTGCCATTTTATATGCTCAGCGCATACGTGGTATTTGTAAGCTGCAGAataatgctgaaaattcaattatttcatgACAACCTTATGTATATTGGAGTTCCAATGTTCGGTTCCTGGTTTTTGCTGATCGCCGGGAAACTTATTACTATTCTGTATAGAGTGCGAATTCTCAATGTGGAGAGCgtaaaaattcatgaaaattgggTATTCTGGACTGATGAGCCGGAGAAAATGCTCAATGTGCAAAGTTTGGATGGTTTAGTGCCACTTTTGGTTGCCGGATTTTTGGAGATTCATTTTGggttttcagtgatttttgtgGGCTTGGCAATTGTCACGGAACGGGTTATAGCGTCAATGTTGATAGA caattacGAACAAAGCACCAGCCTTCTTATTCCAATATCTTTCATtattatttatcagtttttggcaatttccatTTCACTGGGTATACTGTTCAATATACTCGGGTTATACGTACTAAATGCCTCGTGGATTTTGTGTATTCTAATTGGGActatt atgTACTACtatatcagaaaaatcaatacaaaatggctacaggAAATGCAAAATCCGAATAGGAAGCgagtttttacagtttctcaACAATTTCAAGTCAGGGAGAATTTGGGAGCAATTgcg attggcAAGCGGTTAGTTTTTGTAGTTCTCGCCACAATTGTTGTAATGGGATTTGGAATTGTGGCATTAGTATTAGAAATAAcggttttgtttttcatgCATTTTGGGGAGAATACACTGTTTTG ctaCCCATTATACATATTTCTTGTGGTGATGAATGGTCATCCAGCGTGGAAGCAAgagtttagaaaatattttccgaaaataaaaattttcaagaaagtcCGCCCAGGATTAGTGAGTGTGGAGATTGTGGAGGATCAGAAGAAAAAGCTTTCATTGGAAACTGACACGTATTTTCGTCAATTGAAGAGCGCCTGGACTTGA
- the Y57A10C.9 gene encoding G_PROTEIN_RECEP_F1_2 domain-containing protein (Confirmed by transcript evidence) — MTRPLSQMAYVYLVTELCCLTAASLSFIFNAYIIYCFWRKKIPSPENLRLALYLAIGDLGYAVAALVHVGYLAIYWSNVSLDYNPYYIIFTNSFLPAKYKKFLLYVSYSNTIAGFLIVIMSMFVFAGIRKISARKIGATTSSSKSSSVFRQANRITVGILFCSLFFVTIPSLLVTGYEEVTGVSLFAELGPFYICAILVNGFADGLVFVIINRKQIGSTNRTLSSTVSTMPTRLRTSVNGPPSRVTQF; from the exons ATGACGAGACCTTTGAG TCAAATGGCCTATGTCTATCTCGTCACGGAGTTGTGCTGCTTGACTGCTGCCTCATTAAGCTTCATATTCAATGCATACATTATTTATTGCTTTTGGAG aaaaaaaatcccatcCCCCGAAAACCTCCGCCTAGCCCTGTACCTAGCCATCGGAGACCTCGGCTACGCAGTTGCCGCCCTAGTCCATGTCGGCTACCTGGCAATCTACTGGTCAAATGTCTCATTGGACTACAATCCATATTATATAATATTTACAAACTCATTTTTACCCGCCAAATATAAGAAATTTCTATTATACGTTAGTTATTCTAATACG aTCGCTGGTTTTCTAATTGTTATCATGAGTATGTTCGTTTTCgcgggaattcgaaaaatctcCGCAAGGAAAATTGGCGCTacg ACATCAAGTTCAAAATCCTCCAGTGTGTTCCGGCAGGCTAACCGGATTACTGTAGGCATTCTATTTTGctctttgttttttgtgacAATCCCGTCGTTATTGGTGACGGGTTACGAGGAAGTGACCGGAGTGTCGTTGTTCGCCGAGCTCGGCCCGTTTTATATTTGTGCGATTTTGGTGAATG GATTTGCCGACGGCCTAGTCTTCGTGATCATCAACCGAAAACAAATCGGATCCACGAATCGAACGCTCTCCTCAACGGTGAGCACTATGCCAACCCGCCTTCGAACGTCTGTCAATGGTCCCCCGTCTCGCGTTACCCAGTTCTAA
- the sre-27 gene encoding Serpentine receptor class epsilon-27 (Confirmed by transcript evidence), which yields MIIKNMDASTNVPYLWLPIFLYDEPILASQVIASIELILYSICLYIVVVSLKIFVQVRMFHLNFIILVAPFFGIWFELIIGKLITMCYQLSIFSIGNLEIRKFYVLWTDDSNKMLVVNSFEGLELLIIAGFMEYHYMFSVVFGAVAVAIERLAASVLIDNYESTNKIFIPIALTVFFQIIAITCSCLALFHKFTIITINGTWIVSCACSSIVFFLVERINLRWKAEMEHPRREKVYTISQRFQVKENIRALDLGKRLIFSELGTISIIGLIIATLLLELVPPSLVHIAENALFLNPFGICTVAMYSIPAWKKRYKNAFPSIFCFLMRLKNRKIDVQSMEPLEEFSKRIYEETNIHFAQLNESWT from the exons ATGATCATCAAAAACATGGATGCCTCCACCAATGTCCCATACCTATGGCTACCTATTTTTCTCTACGATGAGCCCATTCTAGCAAGCCAAGTTATAGCATCAATAGAGCTAATTCTCTATTCAATATGTCTCTATATAGTAGTAGTAAGCCTGAAAATATTCGTGCAAGTTCGGATGTTTCACctcaattttattattttggtagctccattttttgggatttgGTTTGAGTTGATCATCGGGAAGTTGATTACAATGTGCTATCAGTTGAGTATATTTTCAATTGGGAACCTGGAAATCCGGaagttttatgttttatgGACTGATGACTCGAATAAAATGCTAGTAGTCAACTCTTTTGAAGGACTGGAATTACTGATAATTGCGGGTTTTATGGAGTATCATTATATGTTTTCTGTGGTTTTTGGCGCGGTGGCAGTGGCAATTGAGAGGCTGGCTGCGTCGGTTTTGATTGa caactACGAATCGACCAATAAGATTTTCATCCCAATAGCTCTAActgtatttttccaaataatcgCCATCACCTGCTCCTGTTTGGCTCTTTTCCATAAATTCACGATTATTACCATAAACGGCACTTGGATTGTCAGCTGCGCTTGCTCTTCAATC gttttcttTCTTGTGGAGCGAATAAATTTGAGATGGAAAGCTGAAATGGAGCATCCGAGACGGGAAAAAGTGTACACTATTTCTCAGCGTTTTCAGGTGAAGGAGAATATTCGGGCGTTGGAT ctcgGAAAACGTCTGATTTTCTCTGAACTTGGAACAATTTCAATAATCGGGTTGATAATTGCCACACTTCTACTGGAACTGGTACCTCCGTCACTGGTTCATATTGCAGAAAATGCGCTGTTCTT aaacccaTTTGGCATTTGCACAGTTGCTATGTACAGTATCCCTGCTTGGAAGAAGCGGTACAAAAATgcttttccatcaattttctgCTTCCTAATGAGacttaaaaatcgaaaaattgatgttcAATCTATGGAACCATTGGAGGAATTCAGCAAACGGATTTATGAAGAGACTAATATTCATTTTGCACAGTTAAATGAGTCGTGGACGTAG
- the Y57A10C.9 gene encoding G_PROTEIN_RECEP_F1_2 domain-containing protein (Confirmed by transcript evidence) has translation MFNSSQMAYVYLVTELCCLTAASLSFIFNAYIIYCFWRKKIPSPENLRLALYLAIGDLGYAVAALVHVGYLAIYWSNVSLDYNPYYIIFTNSFLPAKYKKFLLYVSYSNTIAGFLIVIMSMFVFAGIRKISARKIGATTSSSKSSSVFRQANRITVGILFCSLFFVTIPSLLVTGYEEVTGVSLFAELGPFYICAILVNGFADGLVFVIINRKQIGSTNRTLSSTVSTMPTRLRTSVNGPPSRVTQF, from the exons atgttcaattccagTCAAATGGCCTATGTCTATCTCGTCACGGAGTTGTGCTGCTTGACTGCTGCCTCATTAAGCTTCATATTCAATGCATACATTATTTATTGCTTTTGGAG aaaaaaaatcccatcCCCCGAAAACCTCCGCCTAGCCCTGTACCTAGCCATCGGAGACCTCGGCTACGCAGTTGCCGCCCTAGTCCATGTCGGCTACCTGGCAATCTACTGGTCAAATGTCTCATTGGACTACAATCCATATTATATAATATTTACAAACTCATTTTTACCCGCCAAATATAAGAAATTTCTATTATACGTTAGTTATTCTAATACG aTCGCTGGTTTTCTAATTGTTATCATGAGTATGTTCGTTTTCgcgggaattcgaaaaatctcCGCAAGGAAAATTGGCGCTacg ACATCAAGTTCAAAATCCTCCAGTGTGTTCCGGCAGGCTAACCGGATTACTGTAGGCATTCTATTTTGctctttgttttttgtgacAATCCCGTCGTTATTGGTGACGGGTTACGAGGAAGTGACCGGAGTGTCGTTGTTCGCCGAGCTCGGCCCGTTTTATATTTGTGCGATTTTGGTGAATG GATTTGCCGACGGCCTAGTCTTCGTGATCATCAACCGAAAACAAATCGGATCCACGAATCGAACGCTCTCCTCAACGGTGAGCACTATGCCAACCCGCCTTCGAACGTCTGTCAATGGTCCCCCGTCTCGCGTTACCCAGTTCTAA
- the daf-22 gene encoding Non-specific lipid-transfer protein-like 2 (Confirmed by transcript evidence), translating to MTPTKPKVYIVGVGMTKFCKPGSVPGWDYPDMVKEAVTTALDDCKMKYSDIQQATVGYLFGGTCCGQRALYEVGLTGIPIFNVNNACASGSSGLFLGKQIIESGNSDVVLCAGFERMAPGSLENLAAPIDDRALSVDKHISVMSETYGLEPAPMTAQMFGNAAKEHMEKYGSKREHYAKIAYKNHLHSVHNPKSQFTKEFSLDQVINARKIYDFMGLLECSPTSDGAAAAVLVSEKFLEKNPRLKAQAVEIVGLKLGTDEPSVFAENSNIKMIGFDMIQKLAKQLWAETKLTPNDVQVIELHDCFAPNELITYEAIGLCPVGQGHHIVDRNDNTYGGKWVINPSGGLISKGHPIGATGVAQAVELSNQLRGKCGKRQVPNCKVAMQHNIGIGGAGVVGLYRLGFPGAAQSKI from the exons ATGACGCCAACCAAGCCAAAGGTATACATCGTTGGAGTCGGTATGACAAAGTTTTGTAAGCCGGGATCCGTACCCGGCTGGGATTACCCGGATATGGTAAAGGAGGCCGTCACTACTGCTCTTGATGATTGCAAGATGAAGTATTCTGATATTCAGCAGGCTACAGTTGGATACCTTTTTGGAG GAACCTGCTGTGGTCAACGTGCTCTATATGAGGTTGGACTTACCGGAATCCCAATTTTCAACGTGAACAATGCCTGCGCCTCGGGATCCTCTGGACTATTCCTCGGAAAGCAAATTATCGAAAGTG gaaactCCGATGTGGTTCTCTGCGCCGGATTTGAGCGCATGGCTCCGGGATCGCTAGAAAATTTGGCTGCTCCAATTGATGATCGGGCTCTTTCTGTAGACAAACACATTTCTGTCATGTCAGAGACTTATGGGCTCGAGCCGGCTCCGATGACGGCTCAGATGTTTGGAAATGCAGCGAAAGAGCATATGGAGAAGTATG GTTCAAAACGCGAGCATTACGCCAAAATCGCCTACAAGAACCATCTTCACTCAGTCCACAATCCAAAATCCCAGTTCACCAAGGAATTCTCTCTGGATCAGGTGATCAATGCCCGTAAGATCTACGACTTTATGGGTCTCCTCGAGTGCAGTCCAACATCCGACGGAGCCGCCGCAGCCGTCCTGGTCTCcgagaaatttttggagaagaaTCCAAGACTGAAAGCCCAGGCCGTGGAGATTGTGGGCCTAAAGCTGGGAACCGATGAGCCATCCGTGTTCGCTGAgaattcaaatatcaaaatgatTGGATTCGATATGATTCAAAAGTTGGCCAAGCAACTGTGGGCCGAGACAAAGCTTACTCCAAATGATGTCCAGGTCATTGAGCTTCACGATTGCTTTGCTCCAAATGAGCTCATTACCTATGAAGCCATCGGGCTCTGCCCAGTAGGTCAAGGACATCATATCGTAGATCGAAATGATAATACATATGGCGGGAAATGGGTGATCAATCCATCCGGAGGCTTGATCTCGAAGGGACATCCTATCGGAGCAACCGGTGTGGCTCAAGCTGTCGAGCTGTCCAACCAGCTACGTGGCAAATGTGGAAAGAGACAAGTGCCGAACTGCAAAGTCGCCATGCAACATAATATTGGAATTGGTGGAGCTGGAGTAGTTGGGCTCTATAGATTGGGATTCCCTGGAGCTGCACAGTCCAagatttga
- the Y57A10C.8 gene encoding G-protein coupled receptors family 1 profile domain-containing protein (Partially confirmed by transcript evidence), with amino-acid sequence MHNKLLIEKLCSSCMAMVYLVTDVCCLVAAVLSFCINFFIITCFLRKKIPCAENLRLALYLAIGDFAYALAALIHVGYLAINWSNTYLDYDPYVIIFTNSLLPAFLKLVIVINCSMALDRCLAIFFPVHYRNINKIKFANNAMALGFIWFLFDFLFQIFSSEYQRVPNCATMACFVNKIFLKYLSYSNTLSSFFVAIMSVLVFVGIRKFSKKRVGTFTTRKTSTVFRKANRITAGILFGSLFFVVFPSFLVMGFEEVTGKSLFISLGPFYIFSIVVNGFADGLVFVIVNRKHIGSDKNLVDSTVGPKNTVIPVLHQHGPTNSMALPPIVTSSNYF; translated from the exons ATGCATAATAAATTACTAATTGAGAAACTGTGTTCCAGTTGTATGGCGATGGTATATCTGGTGACGGACGTGTGCTGTTTGGTGGCTGCCGTGCTGAGCTTCTgcattaacttttttattatcaCGTGCTTTTTGAG aaaaaagatcCCCTGTGCCGAAAACCTTCGCCTCGCCTTGTACCTAGCCATCGGAGACTTTGCCTACGCACTTGCTGCTTTAATCCATGTCGGCTACCTTGCTATCAACTGGTCAAATACCTATTTGGACTACGACCCATATGTcataatttttacaaactcGCTTTTAccagcttttttgaaattggttaTAGTGATTAATTGCTCGATGGCTCTGGATCGGTGTTTG gcaattttctTTCCTGTCCACTACCGGaatatcaataaaatcaaatttgccAATAATGCTATGGCACTAGGCTTCATCTGGTTTctcttcgattttttatttcaaatcttttCGTCTGAATATCAGCGAGTTCCAAATTGCGCTACAATGGCTTGTTTtgtcaataaaatatttttaaaatatctatCCTATTCCAATACG ctcAGCAGTTTCTTCGTAGCTATTATGAGTGTTTTGGTGTTTGTGGGGATTCGGAAGTTTTCCAAGAAAAGAGTTGGCACATTT accaCCCGAAAGACTTCTACAGTATTCCGGAAAGCTAACCGAATTACGGCAGGAATTTTGTTTGGCTCTCTATTTTTTGTGGTATTCCCCTCGTTTTTGGTGATGGGCTTTGAGGAAGTAACTGGGAAATCGTTGTTTATATCATTGGGccctttttatattttttcgatagtTGTAAATG gattCGCCGATGGTCTGGTATTTGTAATTGTTAATCGGAAGCACATAGGGTCTGACAAAAATCTAGTAGATTCTACAGta GGTCCCAAGAATACAGTAATACCTGTACTTCACCAACACGGTCCAACAAATTCAATGGCTTTACCACCAATTGTAACTTCTTccaactatttttaa
- the Y57A10C.9 gene encoding G_PROTEIN_RECEP_F1_2 domain-containing protein (Confirmed by transcript evidence), translated as MAYVYLVTELCCLTAASLSFIFNAYIIYCFWRKKIPSPENLRLALYLAIGDLGYAVAALVHVGYLAIYWSNVSLDYNPYYIIFTNSFLPAKYKKFLLYVSYSNTIAGFLIVIMSMFVFAGIRKISARKIGATTSSSKSSSVFRQANRITVGILFCSLFFVTIPSLLVTGYEEVTGVSLFAELGPFYICAILVNGFADGLVFVIINRKQIGSTNRTLSSTGARNTIAPMLRSSLGGHRGSMVLPPIRASISQRYEQF; from the exons ATGGCCTATGTCTATCTCGTCACGGAGTTGTGCTGCTTGACTGCTGCCTCATTAAGCTTCATATTCAATGCATACATTATTTATTGCTTTTGGAG aaaaaaaatcccatcCCCCGAAAACCTCCGCCTAGCCCTGTACCTAGCCATCGGAGACCTCGGCTACGCAGTTGCCGCCCTAGTCCATGTCGGCTACCTGGCAATCTACTGGTCAAATGTCTCATTGGACTACAATCCATATTATATAATATTTACAAACTCATTTTTACCCGCCAAATATAAGAAATTTCTATTATACGTTAGTTATTCTAATACG aTCGCTGGTTTTCTAATTGTTATCATGAGTATGTTCGTTTTCgcgggaattcgaaaaatctcCGCAAGGAAAATTGGCGCTacg ACATCAAGTTCAAAATCCTCCAGTGTGTTCCGGCAGGCTAACCGGATTACTGTAGGCATTCTATTTTGctctttgttttttgtgacAATCCCGTCGTTATTGGTGACGGGTTACGAGGAAGTGACCGGAGTGTCGTTGTTCGCCGAGCTCGGCCCGTTTTATATTTGTGCGATTTTGGTGAATG GATTTGCCGACGGCCTAGTCTTCGTGATCATCAACCGAAAACAAATCGGATCCACGAATCGAACGCTCTCCTCAACG GGTGCCCGAAACACGATTGCTCCGATGCTACGTTCCAGCCTTGGCGGACACCGGGGCTCGATGGTGCTTCCACCGATACGAGCATCTATTTCACAGCGATATGAgcaattttaa
- the Y57A10C.9 gene encoding G_PROTEIN_RECEP_F1_2 domain-containing protein (Confirmed by transcript evidence), which translates to MSGSLSQMAYVYLVTELCCLTAASLSFIFNAYIIYCFWRKKIPSPENLRLALYLAIGDLGYAVAALVHVGYLAIYWSNVSLDYNPYYIIFTNSFLPAKYKKFLLYVSYSNTIAGFLIVIMSMFVFAGIRKISARKIGATTSSSKSSSVFRQANRITVGILFCSLFFVTIPSLLVTGYEEVTGVSLFAELGPFYICAILVNGFADGLVFVIINRKQIGSTNRTLSSTGARNTIAPMLRSSLGGHRGSMVLPPIRASISQRYEQF; encoded by the exons ATGTCAGGAAGTCTTAG TCAAATGGCCTATGTCTATCTCGTCACGGAGTTGTGCTGCTTGACTGCTGCCTCATTAAGCTTCATATTCAATGCATACATTATTTATTGCTTTTGGAG aaaaaaaatcccatcCCCCGAAAACCTCCGCCTAGCCCTGTACCTAGCCATCGGAGACCTCGGCTACGCAGTTGCCGCCCTAGTCCATGTCGGCTACCTGGCAATCTACTGGTCAAATGTCTCATTGGACTACAATCCATATTATATAATATTTACAAACTCATTTTTACCCGCCAAATATAAGAAATTTCTATTATACGTTAGTTATTCTAATACG aTCGCTGGTTTTCTAATTGTTATCATGAGTATGTTCGTTTTCgcgggaattcgaaaaatctcCGCAAGGAAAATTGGCGCTacg ACATCAAGTTCAAAATCCTCCAGTGTGTTCCGGCAGGCTAACCGGATTACTGTAGGCATTCTATTTTGctctttgttttttgtgacAATCCCGTCGTTATTGGTGACGGGTTACGAGGAAGTGACCGGAGTGTCGTTGTTCGCCGAGCTCGGCCCGTTTTATATTTGTGCGATTTTGGTGAATG GATTTGCCGACGGCCTAGTCTTCGTGATCATCAACCGAAAACAAATCGGATCCACGAATCGAACGCTCTCCTCAACG GGTGCCCGAAACACGATTGCTCCGATGCTACGTTCCAGCCTTGGCGGACACCGGGGCTCGATGGTGCTTCCACCGATACGAGCATCTATTTCACAGCGATATGAgcaattttaa
- the Y57A10C.11 gene encoding Serpentine Receptor, class U (Partially confirmed by transcript evidence): MALKSSFTMGRFTTKLHNVSLLFSIAISCLAMDLYILPIYNNKPITIPVLTLLYCCLVGSGWMWVVDNKRKWYIRSIRRFYWHRILMPTAVVCLNILLPLVMVLNFYGSWFYILITILIYALYAYLAVGTTERFFAYEEEFRYTIPKSVKLTSLQMIYTIIFFVCSQTYYISLSCMTYYPFQQEKIAIKFWSPTLLFCPLINIFTLPTIHLAICVHNSNSIHFSRQHPGTRLKWDGMKKWNAISGKWEIDESPKDHEILNLC; encoded by the exons ATGGCTCTAAAGTCTTCATTCACCATGGGACGTTTTACGACAAAACTACATAACGTCAGCCTACTGTTTTCAATTGCCATTTCATGTCTTGCAATGGATCTGTACATTCTTCCAATATATAACAACAAGCCCATAACTATTCCAGTCCTTACTCTTTTATATTGTTGTCTTGTGGGCAGTGGATGGATGTGGGTGGTTGATAATAAGAGAAAATGGTATATTCGATCAATCCGAAGGTTCTACTGGCATCGGATACTTATGCCAACCGCAGTTGTATGTTTGAACATCTTGCTCCCGCTGGTTATGGTGCTCAATTTCTATGGAAGTTGGTTTTAT ATCCTTATCACTATTCTGATCTACGCACTATATGCCTACTTAGCTGTTGGCACGACAGAACGCTTTTTTGCCTATGAAGAAGAATTTCGATACACCATTCCGAAATCTGTAAAACTCACCAGTTTGCAAATGATTTATACAATAATTTTCTTCGTGTGTTCACAAACCTACTATATTTCCCTGAGCTGCATGACCTATTATCCATTTCAACAAGAAAAGATTGCCATCAAATTCTGGTCTCCTACTCTGCTCTTCTGTCctttaatcaatatttttacgCTGCCAACTATCCATCTAGCAATTTGTGTACATAATTCCAACAGTATCCATTTCTCTCGTCAGCACCCCGGAACAAGACTGAAATGGGATGGAATGAAGAAATGGAACGCTATATCTGGGAAATGGGAGATTGACGAAAGCCCAAAGGATCATGAGATTCTGAATTTGTGTTAA
- the dct-12 gene encoding G_PROTEIN_RECEP_F1_2 domain-containing protein (Confirmed by transcript evidence) has product MEFFRQISSMATMYLVTELCCLTVATLSMIVNSYTIYCFWRKKIPCAENLRLALYLAIGDLAYALAALIHVGYLAINWSDTYLDYDPYVIIFTNSFLPATLKIIIVVSCSMALDRCLAIFSPVLYRQLSKTYFANCSMAGGLCWFLLDFLVQLLTAPYQKVPNCATMACFVNKHFLMYVSYSNTAAGIFIVLMSICVFAGIRKISTGVAVNTASKTSNLFQQANRMTAGILFCSLFFLIVPSFLMTGYEEITGVNLFSEVGPFYICAILINGFSDGLVFLLINWKQIGSQGQKVSSMSAKSTMAVIPKTVQ; this is encoded by the exons atggaattttttagacaaaTCAGTAGTATGGCTACCATGTATCTCGTCACTGAGCTCTGCTGCTTGACAGTTGCAACATTGAGCATGATTGTTAATTCTTATACAATTTATTGCTTTTGGAG aaaaaagatCCCCTGTGCCGAAAACCTTCGCCTCGCCTTGTACCTAGCCATCGGAGACCTCGCCTACGCACTTGCTGCCCTAATTCATGTCGGGTACCTTGCTATCAACTGGTCAGATACCTATTTGGACTACGACCCATATGtcataattttcacaaactcTTTTTTACCAGccactttgaaaattattatcgTGGTTAGTTGTTCGATGGCGCTGGATCGATGTTTG gcaattttctCGCCGGTTTTGTATCGCCAACTCAGTAAAACCTACTTTGCAAATTGCTCAATGGCCGGTGGGCTCTGTTGGTTTTTATTGGACTTTTTGGTTCAATTGCTTACAGCTCCatatcaaaaagttccaaattgCGCTACAATGGCGTGTTTTGTGAATAAGCATTTTTTGATGTATGTCAGTTACTCCAATACg gCTGCCGGAATCTTCATAGTCCTCATGAGCATTTGTGTTTTCGCGGGgatccgaaaaatttcaactggcGTTGCGGTAAAT acagcCTCCAAAACCAGCAATCTATTCCAGCAAGCCAACCGAATGACTGCCGGAATTCTATTTTGCTCTTTATTCTTTCTAATAGTTCCGTCATTTCTGATGACCGGGTATGAGGAAATTACGGGTGTTAACCTTTTCTCGGAAGTTGGACCTTTTTATATTTGTGCGATTTTGATCAATG gtttctcTGACGGTCTAGTATTTCTGTTAATCAACTGGAAACAAATCGGATCTCAGGGTCAAAAGGTTTCATCAATG agcgCAAAAAGCACAATGGCAGTGATTCCAAAAACAGTGCAATAG